The genomic window CACCACCAGCGCGGGCCTGGCCTTCTCGCTCGGCCGGCCCGACGGCGCGGGGCTGGTCGACCGCGCGGAGGCGCTGGCCAACGCCCGCGCGATCGTCGGCGCCACCCACCTGCCGGTCTCCGCCGACCTGGAGAGCGGCTTCGGCCCGGACGCCGAGGCGATCGCCGCCACGATCGAACTCGCCGCCGAGGCGGGCCTGGTGGGCGGGTCGATCGAGGACGCCACGGGCGACGAGCAGGCCCCGATCCATCCGTTCGAGGTGGCCGTCGAGCGGGTGCGTGCCGCCGTCGCGGCGGCCCGGCGGCTGGACCTCCCGTTCACCGTCACCGCGCGCGCCGAGAACTTCCTGCACGGACGCCCCGACCTGGCCGACACGGTGCGGCGCCTGCAGGCCTTCGAGGCCGCGGGCGCCGATGTGCTCTTCGCCCCCGGCCTGCCGGACGCCGAGGCCGTGCGCACCGTCTGCGCCGCGGTCTCGCGCCCCGTCAACGTGCTGGCCGCCGGCCCACTGGCCGAGTTGACGGTCAGCCAGCTCGGCGAGCTGGGCGCGCGGCGGATCAGCATCGGCTCCGGGTTCTCCCGGGTCGCCCTCGGCGCGGCCCGGCGCGCGGCCGACGCCGTCCTGCGCACCGGCAGCTTCGCCGCGCTCGCCGAGGCCCTGCCCTTCGGCGACGCCAACGCCCTGATGGCGGTGCCCGGGACGGACTGAGCCGACCCGGCGTCCGCCTCTCTCCAACCTCATAGAGTTGCGTTTCCAAACCCACTCCCACTACCGTGCCACGTCATGCACATAGTTGGAAATCCAAACGCGCGACCGGGCGGCTCCCGCGCCGTCTTCCTCGTCGTGGCCGCCGCCGTCTTCGTCTCCAACCTCGACCTCTTCATCGTCAACGTCGCGCTGCCCGCGATGAACCAGCACTTCCACGGCAGCACGCTGACCTCGCTCTCCTGGGTGCTCAACGGCTACGCCATCGTCTTCGCCGCCCTGCTGGTGCCCGCCGGGCGGCTGGCCGACCGGGTGGGCCACCGCGGTGCCTTCCTGGCCGGGCTGGCGCTGTTCACGCTCTCCTCCGCGCTCTGCGCGCTGGCGCCCGGCGTCGGCTGGCTGGTCGGCGCCCGCCTGCTGCAGGCGCTCGGCGGTGCGCTGCTGATGCCCACTTCGCTGGCGCTGCTGCTGGACGCCACCGAGCCGCAGCGGCGACCCGGCGCCGTCCGGGCCTGGGCGTCGATCGGCGGGATCGCGGCCGGCCTGGGCCCGGTGCTCGGCGGGCTGCTGGTCGAGGCCGACTGGCGCTGGGTCTTCCTGGTCAACCTGCCGGTCGGGGCGGCCGGGCTGGTGGCCGGCCTGCGGGTGCTGCCCCGGCCCCGCGCCCGGAGCCAGGGCCCGTGGCCCGACCTGGTCGGCGCGCTGCTGCTGACCGCCGCCATCGCGCTGCTCGCGATCGGCCTGGTCAAGTCGGACGGCTGGGGCTGGGGATCGGCCCGGGTGATCGGCAGCCTGGCCGGGGCCGTCGTCCTGACGGCCGGCTTCCTGCTGCGCTCCGCCCGGCACCCCGCGCCGGTGGTCGAACTGCCCCTGCTGCGGGTGCCGGTCTTCGCCGCCGCCAACGCGACGGCGCTGCTCTTCACCATCGCGTTCTCCGGCATGCTGCTGACCTCGGTGCTCTGGTGCCAGCAGGTCTGGGGCTACTCCGCGTTGCGCACCGGGCTCGCCATGGCGCCCGGGCCGCTGCTGGTGCCGCCGATCACGCTGGGCGCCGGGCCGCTGCTGCGCCGCCTCGGGCACGGCCGGCTGGCGGCGCTCGGACTGCTCTGCTTCACGGCCGGGATCGCCTGGTGGATCGCGACGGTGCGGACCACTCCCGGGTACGCGGGCGAGCTGCTGCCCGGGATGCTGCTCACCGGCGTCGGGGTCGCGCTCACCCTGCCCACGCTGATCGGCGCGGCCGCCACCGCGCTGCCGCCCACCCGGTTCGCCACCGGCTCGGCAGTGACCACGATGGGCCGCCAGATCGGCGCGGTGGTCGGGGTCGCGGTGGTGGTCAGCGTGCTGGGCACCCCGCGCAGCGCGCAGCAGGCGCTGGACGCCTTCCGGCACGCCTGGATCGCGGTGGTCGTGGCGACCGTCCTGGCGGTGGCCACCGCCCTGGTGCTGGCCGCCGTGCAGCGCCGGACGGGCGCGGGCACCGCCGCGGGTGCCGCTCCGACGGCCGAAGCGTCCGTCGCCCCGGCCGCGGCCGGCTCACGCTGAGGCAGCAAGGCGGTTTCCCGTTTCCCACCCGATGGGCAACGGGAAACCCCGATGTCCCGGTGGACCCCGGCCGACCTGGGTGGA from Kitasatospora sp. NBC_01250 includes these protein-coding regions:
- a CDS encoding isocitrate lyase/PEP mutase family protein, whose translation is MQLSLEDQRRRALAFRELHTGPDVFVVANAWDAGTARLLTGLGFAALATTSAGLAFSLGRPDGAGLVDRAEALANARAIVGATHLPVSADLESGFGPDAEAIAATIELAAEAGLVGGSIEDATGDEQAPIHPFEVAVERVRAAVAAARRLDLPFTVTARAENFLHGRPDLADTVRRLQAFEAAGADVLFAPGLPDAEAVRTVCAAVSRPVNVLAAGPLAELTVSQLGELGARRISIGSGFSRVALGAARRAADAVLRTGSFAALAEALPFGDANALMAVPGTD
- a CDS encoding MFS transporter — encoded protein: MHIVGNPNARPGGSRAVFLVVAAAVFVSNLDLFIVNVALPAMNQHFHGSTLTSLSWVLNGYAIVFAALLVPAGRLADRVGHRGAFLAGLALFTLSSALCALAPGVGWLVGARLLQALGGALLMPTSLALLLDATEPQRRPGAVRAWASIGGIAAGLGPVLGGLLVEADWRWVFLVNLPVGAAGLVAGLRVLPRPRARSQGPWPDLVGALLLTAAIALLAIGLVKSDGWGWGSARVIGSLAGAVVLTAGFLLRSARHPAPVVELPLLRVPVFAAANATALLFTIAFSGMLLTSVLWCQQVWGYSALRTGLAMAPGPLLVPPITLGAGPLLRRLGHGRLAALGLLCFTAGIAWWIATVRTTPGYAGELLPGMLLTGVGVALTLPTLIGAAATALPPTRFATGSAVTTMGRQIGAVVGVAVVVSVLGTPRSAQQALDAFRHAWIAVVVATVLAVATALVLAAVQRRTGAGTAAGAAPTAEASVAPAAAGSR